In Alicyclobacillus macrosporangiidus CPP55, a single window of DNA contains:
- the veg gene encoding biofilm formation stimulator Veg has translation MARNALHEIKRSLDGLIGERVLLRANGGRRKTIERTGVLEETYPSVFVVKLDPPDGSFKRVSYSYADVLTESVELMVYRNGDQVRVTYTQS, from the coding sequence TTGGCACGGAATGCGCTCCACGAGATCAAGCGCAGCCTGGACGGCCTGATTGGCGAAAGGGTGTTATTGAGGGCCAACGGTGGCCGCCGAAAGACCATCGAGCGGACGGGGGTTTTGGAAGAGACATACCCGTCTGTGTTCGTGGTGAAATTGGACCCGCCCGACGGTTCTTTTAAACGGGTGTCCTACAGCTATGCGGACGTTTTGACGGAATCCGTCGAATTGATGGTGTACCGCAACGGAGACCAGGTCCGCGTGACCTACACACAGTCATAA
- a CDS encoding cyanophycinase, with product MRRRSGTLVIIGGNEDKQGECKILREVIRLGGGTEARVLVITVATELPIEVGMDYVEVFKRLGARDVRTFDVSDRKSANRDSAVEMIRDATCIFFTGGDQMRITKLLGGTRIDAVLHDALGGGTVLAGTSAGASMMSSTMIVDGEPQTNPRISVVQMAPGMEFLDGVVIDQHFAQRGRLGRLLSAVSQYPHHLGLGIDEDTAIVVEGQAFRVLGRGAVSVVDAGAMTHSNLDRVRYDEALALCGVKLHILPEGYGFHLRTREPIVHWERWQSNEGKELTE from the coding sequence TTGCGCCGGAGATCCGGCACGCTCGTCATCATCGGCGGGAATGAGGATAAACAAGGCGAGTGCAAAATCCTGCGTGAGGTGATCCGGCTCGGCGGCGGCACGGAGGCCCGCGTGCTCGTGATCACAGTGGCCACCGAGTTGCCGATTGAGGTCGGGATGGATTACGTGGAGGTGTTCAAGCGCCTCGGTGCGCGCGATGTGCGAACTTTCGACGTCTCCGACCGCAAATCTGCGAACCGCGACAGCGCCGTCGAGATGATTCGGGACGCGACGTGCATCTTTTTCACGGGCGGGGACCAGATGCGCATCACCAAGCTGCTCGGCGGGACGCGCATCGACGCGGTGCTTCACGACGCGCTGGGCGGCGGGACGGTGCTGGCGGGCACCAGTGCAGGTGCGTCCATGATGTCCAGCACGATGATCGTCGACGGGGAGCCACAGACCAATCCCCGCATCAGCGTCGTTCAGATGGCTCCCGGTATGGAGTTTCTGGATGGTGTCGTCATCGACCAGCACTTCGCCCAACGCGGCCGTTTGGGGCGCCTACTGTCCGCGGTCTCCCAGTACCCGCATCACTTGGGGCTCGGAATCGACGAGGACACGGCCATCGTCGTCGAGGGCCAGGCGTTCCGGGTGCTCGGGCGGGGAGCCGTCAGCGTCGTCGACGCCGGCGCGATGACGCACTCCAACTTGGACCGGGTCCGGTACGACGAGGCGTTGGCGCTGTGCGGGGTGAAGCTGCACATTCTCCCCGAGGGGTATGGGTTCCACTTGCGCACGCGGGAACCGATCGTTCATTGGGAGCGGTGGCAGTCGAACGAGGGCAAGGAGTTGACGGAATGA
- a CDS encoding ribonuclease H-like YkuK family protein has protein sequence MWTFDSPSRGTLTLKQVTEDVRTLVAQYPQDEFRVMVGTDSQPKPGRRHVTFVTAVIVHHVGKGARYYIHREQQEHIYSLRQRMFTEASYSLQVGGLLSEELNKLGGDCRLEVHLDVGERGPTKQWVREIVAWITQNGYDARIKPDAFGASKVADRYTKN, from the coding sequence ATGTGGACGTTTGACAGCCCGAGCCGCGGCACCCTGACGCTGAAACAGGTCACGGAGGACGTTCGAACGCTGGTGGCCCAATATCCCCAGGATGAGTTCCGGGTGATGGTGGGCACGGACTCCCAGCCCAAACCCGGGCGGCGCCACGTGACCTTCGTCACAGCCGTCATTGTCCACCATGTCGGCAAGGGGGCCCGCTATTACATCCATCGGGAGCAACAGGAGCACATCTATTCCTTGCGCCAGCGCATGTTCACGGAGGCTTCGTACTCACTCCAGGTCGGCGGTTTGCTGTCGGAAGAGTTGAACAAGCTGGGCGGGGACTGCCGGTTGGAGGTGCACCTCGACGTCGGGGAGCGGGGGCCCACCAAGCAGTGGGTGCGGGAAATCGTCGCGTGGATCACGCAGAACGGATACGACGCGCGCATCAAACCCGATGCGTTCGGCGCGTCCAAGGTCGCCGACCGATACACCAAGAATTGA
- the yabG gene encoding sporulation peptidase YabG: MWKPGDIVTRKSYGHDLCFVVVEVDEPSATAILKGLDVRLMADAPFDDLEAVSEEEMKRFEANRNRVESECLRLVQSRRAMEWEKRALRKEARFQSNPDFFERPGRVLHLDGDGTYLQKCLHMYRELGIRAIGQHVPEPQMPNVIAGLLEKYAPDILIITGHDGVIKKGKDWSDLYNYRNSCHFVKAVEGARRCVRSMDDLIIIAGACQSHFEAILEAGANFASSPQRIMIHALDPVFIAEKIAYTPINETVNVYDVVRSTYTGTDGIGGLESRGKYRLGLPKSLY, translated from the coding sequence TTGTGGAAACCCGGTGACATTGTGACTCGAAAGTCCTACGGACACGACCTGTGTTTCGTGGTCGTCGAGGTGGATGAACCGTCGGCCACCGCCATTTTGAAAGGACTCGACGTCCGCTTGATGGCTGACGCACCGTTCGACGACCTGGAGGCGGTTTCCGAAGAGGAGATGAAGCGGTTTGAGGCCAACCGCAACCGGGTGGAGAGCGAGTGTCTCCGCCTCGTCCAGTCGCGGCGCGCGATGGAGTGGGAAAAGCGCGCACTCCGCAAAGAAGCCCGGTTTCAGTCGAACCCCGATTTTTTTGAACGGCCCGGGCGGGTTCTTCATTTGGACGGAGATGGAACATACCTCCAGAAGTGTCTCCACATGTACAGAGAACTCGGGATCCGGGCGATTGGGCAACATGTGCCGGAGCCGCAGATGCCGAACGTGATCGCCGGATTGTTGGAGAAGTACGCCCCCGACATCCTCATCATCACCGGCCACGACGGGGTGATCAAAAAGGGCAAGGACTGGTCGGATCTGTATAACTACCGCAATTCCTGCCATTTCGTCAAAGCGGTCGAGGGCGCCCGCCGTTGCGTGCGCAGTATGGACGATCTCATCATTATCGCGGGCGCCTGCCAATCCCATTTTGAAGCCATTCTGGAGGCGGGAGCGAATTTTGCGAGTTCACCGCAACGCATTATGATCCACGCGCTCGATCCGGTGTTCATCGCGGAAAAGATCGCCTACACGCCGATCAACGAAACGGTCAATGTCTATGATGTGGTCCGCTCCACCTATACGGGAACCGACGGCATCGGCGGCCTCGAGTCACGCGGAAAATACCGTCTGGGGCTGCCGAAATCATTGTATTAG
- a CDS encoding small, acid-soluble spore protein, alpha/beta type, with amino-acid sequence MARRGGTMSEAMKIELAKELGFYDTVQREGWGGITTRDAGNMVKRAIEIAERALAQQGTDRL; translated from the coding sequence ATGGCGAGACGTGGAGGCACCATGTCGGAAGCGATGAAGATCGAGCTGGCGAAAGAGCTGGGGTTTTACGACACCGTCCAACGCGAGGGATGGGGCGGCATCACCACGCGTGACGCCGGCAACATGGTGAAACGCGCGATCGAAATTGCAGAACGTGCCTTGGCGCAACAGGGGACGGACCGTCTTTAA
- a CDS encoding glycosyltransferase, producing the protein MAVPLCAIVPVRNEADRIGNALAQMHRAGVRRGIIVVNGSRDGSAAAAKKALARLRWEARVIDLKPALGPDVPRAVGTYVAMRTFPDTGWFLHVDGDWGGGFGPMLQEWLARATVSRAQMVFVGRPAVVARMANRRTPPATRPDLWLWHRALRSRWPQWMDVSPAESPWLIHRRAFLDLSPFWLHHPGQWFARCVLASGPDLRLAVVRGWDARLTGNRTRDRLHAERMRETLWGDAIEGYCLLTGRRPTRRWQGVWWDGYHSQRRVDILRRIGASWNLERA; encoded by the coding sequence ATGGCCGTACCATTGTGCGCCATTGTGCCGGTTCGAAACGAGGCCGACCGCATCGGCAACGCCCTGGCCCAGATGCACCGGGCGGGCGTCCGCAGAGGGATCATTGTCGTGAACGGAAGCCGGGACGGAAGTGCCGCCGCTGCGAAGAAGGCTCTGGCACGGCTGCGCTGGGAAGCCCGGGTGATCGATTTGAAACCCGCCCTCGGCCCGGATGTCCCGCGCGCCGTCGGCACCTACGTGGCGATGCGGACCTTTCCCGACACCGGTTGGTTTTTGCACGTGGACGGGGATTGGGGCGGAGGGTTCGGTCCGATGCTGCAGGAATGGTTAGCTCGCGCCACGGTGAGCCGCGCCCAGATGGTATTTGTCGGGCGGCCGGCGGTCGTCGCCCGGATGGCGAATCGGCGTACCCCGCCCGCCACACGGCCGGATCTTTGGCTTTGGCACCGGGCGCTGAGAAGCCGCTGGCCGCAGTGGATGGACGTGTCTCCGGCGGAGAGCCCGTGGTTGATCCACCGGCGTGCGTTTCTCGACCTCTCTCCGTTCTGGCTGCACCATCCCGGCCAATGGTTCGCACGCTGCGTGCTCGCGTCCGGCCCGGACCTGCGCCTGGCCGTCGTGCGCGGTTGGGATGCCCGGCTCACTGGGAATCGCACGCGCGATCGCCTGCACGCCGAGCGGATGCGCGAGACACTATGGGGAGACGCAATAGAAGGGTACTGCCTGTTGACGGGGCGGAGGCCGACTCGCCGCTGGCAGGGGGTTTGGTGGGACGGGTACCACTCCCAGCGCCGTGTGGATATCCTCCGCCGCATCGGTGCCTCATGGAACCTAGAAAGGGCATGA